GTTATCATAAATGATAAGCTATACAGTGGAACTAATGGAATAGCTTCAGAAATAGGTCATCTCATAGTAGGAGAAAATTTTTATAATTGCAATTGTGGAAACAATGGTTGCCTAGAGACTTATTGCTCGGCTACTGCCATTATAAAATATGCTCAGAGACTATTTGTAGACAGCCCATGTAGCAAAATAATTGAGATGACAGATTCTAAACCTGAAAATATCACAGCAAAGCTTATATTTGATGCCTATAAAGAAAAGGATTTAATGGCAAAAATCATAGTTAAACGCTTTGTTACTTATCTTTCTATAGGAATCATAAACCTTATGAATGTGTACGATCCAGAGGTTTTTGTTATAGGTGGAGGAGTATCAAAAGCCTATGATTTATTTATAGATGAACTCGAGAAAGAAGTAGATGAGAGATTGACATTTAAAAATGCTCCTAGGGGAAAAATTGTAAAAGCTAAACTTGGAAATGATGCTGGAGCAATAGGAGCAGCAATGCTAGGGTTATATATATAAATACAAAGGGGGGATGGTTTTGTCACTAACAGATGACAGACAGGGAAGGGTTCCATTTGAATATATAAGAGAAAAATTTTCAAAGGCAAACCCAGAGATTATGGCAATAAATACATTTAGTAAATTAATAGACTCAACTATTCATATGGATTTTATGGGGAGACCTTATGCAGTTGAGCATCCTTCAGGCAAAATCTTTGATGAAAATAATAAAGAAGTAGAATTTTATACTGTAAGAACTTTATTTTTAAGGTTTTTAGTCAATGGACAGGGTATAAAACCTACAGGAAAAGATGTAACCTACAAAGACATACCAGGTGGACTGGTTTACTATCCAAATTTTAGTAAGAGAACAATTGAAAGATTAGCTAAGAGTTATGGAAGTGATTTAGAAAAATTCGAAAGCGATATGCAGAGTATAGGAGCAGTTAAAGTTTTGCAAGGGGATAAGGCTTACAAATTTCCATTTATGAACGAAACCTATATGACTTTTATAATCTGGGAAAAAGATGAAGAATTTCCACCTGCTGCAAATATTTTGTTTGATCAAAACATCCAGTTTTATTTTGATGCAGAGGATCTTGCAGTAGTTCCAGATGTTGCTATTGACATTATTAAAAATAAGGGTATAATGCCAGATTGGATAGGTTTATATAAAAAGAAATCCATCTAATAATTATCAGAGGTGACGAATTTGAGCTATTTATTGCTAGTAATTGGATTTATTATACTTATTAAAGGGGCAGATTTTTTCGTGGATGGAGCTTCATCTATAGCAAAGATTGCAAAAATGCCTACCTTGCTAATAGGTCTTACAATTGTTGCATTTGGAACAAGTGCTCCAGAAGCAGCCGTAAGTATTAATGCGGCATTAAAAGGGTCCAATGATATTGCGATAGGAAATGTTATAGGCTCAAATATATTTAATTTACTTGTCGCAGTAGGTATATCAGCGATGATAAGACCTATTAAGGTTCAAAAAACAACTATAATTAAAGAGTATCCTCTATCAATGTATTCAGTTGCACTACTAATCATCCTTTCTCTTGACAATTTATTTGCAGGAAATGATGCGAATTTACTTACAAGAGGTGATGGACTAATACTTCTGCTTGGATTTGGAGTATTTATGTTTTATCTAATAGAAATGGCTGTTCTATCAAAGGAAGCTGATGATGAGGTAGAAGAAATAGTTAAATTACCACTTTCAAAAAGTATAATATTTTCTTTATTAGGACTCATTGGGATAGTTTTCGGAGGAGATATAGTAGTTAAATCAGCTACAAATATAGCTCTTCAGTTAGGTATGAGTCAAACACTTGTAGGGCTTACTATAGTTGCAGTAGGAACATCGCTTCCTGAACTAGTAACCTCAGTTACAGCTGCTAGAAAAGGTGAGAGTGATATAGCTATAGGAAATATAATAGGTTCTGGACTATTTAATATATTCTTTGTACTTGGTATTTCAGCTACAATACACCCTATTGCAGTATCTAGTAAATTGATTTTTGATTTTATTATTTTGGCAATAGTTACTGTAATATCTCATGTATTTGCATATAGTAAAAAAGAAGTTGATAAGAAAGAAGGCTTTGCACTTACAGCAATGTATATTGCATATATGGTGTATATTATTATCAGAAATTAGAGGAATGAAGTAATATGATAGATAATGAGCTTATTAAAGAAGCTTTAGAAATCATAAATATAATAGAGGAATCAGGCTATGAAGCCTATATAGTAGGAGGGAGTCTTAGAGACTCCCTTTTAGGTATGCAGCCAAAAGATATAGATATAGCTTCATCAGCTAGTCCTACCGAGATAAAACGAATATTCAATAGCTATAAAACTATTGATACAGGCATAGATTTTGGAACTGTCACTCTCATATATAATGATAAACCTGTCGAAATTACTACATTTCGAAGTGAATCTGTGTATTTAGATAGTAGAAGACCAGATAGTGTAAGCTTTGAAAAAAACGTAGATGAAGATTTAAAAAGAAGAGATTTTACTATAAATGCTATGGCTTACAATCAATCTAAGAAGCTTGTGGATTTATTCTCTGGAGAAGAGGATTTAAATAATAAGCTTATAAGATGTGTAGGAAGCCCAGATGAAAGATTCAGTGAAGATGCTCTTAGAATGTTAAGAGCTGTGAGATTTGCATGTGTACTAAATTTTGATATTGAGAAAAAAACCTTTGAGGCTATAAAGCATAATGCCTCAAGGATTGAATATATAAGCAAAGAGAGAATTCAAGCAGAGCTAAACAAAATACTCATGAGCAGTAAGCCTTCTAGAGGAATCAGATTGCTACTTGATTCAAAGCTATTAGATTATATACTACCAGAAATATCAAGGCTATCAGGCTTTAACCAGCATAATCCCTTTCACCACCTAGAACTTCTAGAGCATACTTTATGCGTGATGGATAAAGTCGAGCCAAGGCTTCAGCTTAGGCTTGCAGCTTTATTTCACGATGCAGGAAAAGTAGATACAATTACACTAGATGAAAATGGAATAGGTCATTTTTATGGTCATGATTCAGTCAGTGAAGAGATAGCAAAATCAGTACTTAAAAGATTAAGATACTCAAATGAGATTATAGAGCTCACATCTCAGCTTGTAAGATATCATATGATACAAGCAAATGTAATAGGAAAAAAAGGTATACAAAAGCTCCTTAGGATTTTTGGTGAAAATAATATATTTGAGCTTGCTGATTTGCATTTTGCAGATTCAAGCTGTACTATTATAGAAGTGAATGAAGATGCATTTAGATTGAAAATCAGACAAGTTTTAGATGAAAATATTCCATTTTCAGTCAAAGATTTAGACATAGATGGGTATGACTTGATGAAAATCGGAGCAAAGGGAAAGCAAATTGGAGACATATTAAATGAGCTACTAGAGCTAGTCAGTGAGGATGCCTCTAAAAATAACAAAAATCAGCTTATGCTATATGCTAAAGAGATATACTCTAATTTTGAGTAAAAGTAAAAACCATGAGAATTTAGCTTTCTCATGGCTTTACAGAAGGGTATATTTGAAAAGAAGAATTTGCTATATAGAGGCTACCTATCCTTTCAAGGCTCACCTCTAGGGCGACTGTCACGCCATCCCTTATCTATTATTTTATAGATTTAATATCAAACTGCAATAGATTTTACACAATTTTAACTGTATTATATATTTTAGACTAGAGGTGTTTTAGATGAAAGATATAGGTTTAGTATTGGAAGGCGGAGGTATGAGAGGAATATATACCGCTGGAGTATTGGACTTTTTTATGGATAAGAACTTTTATCTTCCATATGTGATAGGAGTATCTGCTGGAGCTTGCCAAGGCGTATCTTACGTATCTAGGCAAAGAGGTAGAGGGAAAAATGCAATTCTAAACCATATAGAAAATCCCAGATATATAAGTAAGAGAAATCTTGTGTTTAAGCGTTCTATTATGGATATGGATTTTTTATTTGATGAAATTCCAAATAAATATGAGCTTTTTGATTATGATACTTTTTTTGAAAATGAGCAAAAATGTATTTTGGTAGGAACTAGCTGTAAGACTGGAGAAGCTCTCTACTTTGATGCAAAGAAGGATAAAAGCAAGCAGTTTGTTTTAGATACTTGCAGAGCATCAAGCAGTCTTCCTTTTGTAACCCCAATAGTAGATGTTCGGGGAGAACCCGTGCTAGATGGTGGCATAGCAGATTCTATACCTATAAAGAAGGCTATTGCTGATGGCAATAAAAAAAATATTATTGTACTTACCAGAGGCAGGGAATATAGAAAAAAACCATCAAATACTGCTTTTATTTCAAAAAAAGTGTATAAAAATTATCCAAAGCTTCAAGAAACTATTTCAAGCAGATATAGGGTTTATAATGAAACCTTGGACTATATTGAAAGCTTAGAGGAGCAAGGCGAGGTATTTGTTATTAGACCTAGAAGAAAAGTGGAAATAGACAGGATGGAGAGAAATAAGTCGAAGCTTGCTGATTTTTACAAGACTGGATATGAGGATGCACATGATATCTGGACAGATTTAAGCGATTGGATGAATAAAATCAAGTAAATCAAAAATTATATTTTTATCAATACAGAAAATATGTATAGTACTGCATATTTGATATATAATAGGTATAGCGATTAATATTTAGGGAGGGATAGTTATGAATTATTCAAACATCATGGAAGAAATCAAATCGACAAGAGACTATAAAGAAACTGTAGTAAAGAGCGAGCTTTTAAAAGAAATAATATCTGCTGGAGATACTGCACTAGAAAATCACGGACTAGACATAGTATTATTTGAAGATGGAGAACAAACAAAGCAAAAGTTAGAAGGTAAAGCTGGATATTTCGGTAAATTCATAGGTGCACCTCACTATATTGCTGTTCTAAGCGATGATGGAAGAAAATCTAAAGAAGATGCAGCTTATATTATGGAGATGATGAGATTCAAAGCTCATAAAGAAGGTCTTGGAAGTTGCTGGATAACTATTCCTAATACAGATGAGATTAAAGCTGATTTAGGTATAGATATAGCACGTTCACTTTGCGGATTTTTAGCTATAGGCTACCGTTATGCAGGTATCTTCAAAAAAGATATTCAAGAAAAAGCATTTAGACAAGGAGCAATAGAAATAACATATATGGATGAGTGGGGCAATACTCCGGCATGGGAAGACTTAGAAGCAAGAGGATTAGATCAAGTATTTTATTTAACTAGATTTGCTCCATCATGGGGAAATAAACAGCCATGGAAGTTCTTAATTCTAAAAAATCATGTTGTTCTTGCTGTTGAGAAAGACTCAAGCACAGATACAGATTTGGATACGGGAATAATTAAATTCTACTTTGAAAAAGCTTGTATAGACAAGGGATTATCACTTCAGACTGCTGAAGAAAGTGGAGAGTTTATTATTCCAGAAAACTATGAAATTAGAGTGGTATATAATATATAACTGGAGGCAATTATGGATTTGACGGGCTTAAATAAAGACCAGCTATCAGCGGTTACAAGAGTCGAAGGACCTTTGCTAATTTTAGCTGGTGCGGGCTCAGGTAAGACTAGAGTAATAACATATAGGATAGCTCATATGATAGAGGATTTAAAGATATCACCTTATTCTATACTGGCTATCACATTTACAAATAAAGCCGCAAAAGAGATGAAGGAGAGGGTGAGCGCATTAATTGGCGATAGGGCTAAGGATATGTGGATTAGCACTTTTCACTCTCTTTGCGTTAGGATATTAAGAAGAGATATAGAACGAATAGGCTATAATAGATCTTTTGTAATCTATGATACTCAGGACCAGCTAAGCTTAATTAAAGAGTGTATAAAGGAATGCGGCCTAAGAGAGGACAGCTTTAAACCAAGCAGTGTCCTCTCTGCAATTTCTGGGGCTAAAGATAAGCTACTTAACCCAAAGGCATTCGAGGCTAGATATTTTAATGATTTTAGATTATCAAAGATTTCTAAAGTTTATGACTTATATCAAAGAAAACTAAAATCAAATAATGCACTAGATTTTGATGATCTTATTTTTAAAACAGTAGAGCTTTTAAAAACTGATGAGTTTGTGAGAGATTTTTACCAAAGAAAATTTCAATATGTCATGGTCGATGAGTATCAGGATACCAATCATGCTCAGTATGTGCTTATAAACCTTTTAAGTGAGATGCACAAAAATCTATGCGTAGTAGGAGACGATGACCAATCTATTTACGGATGGAGAGGGGCAGACATAGCAAACATTCTAGATTTTGAAAAGGATTATAAGGATGCTTTTGTAGTTAAGCTAGAGCAAAATTATCGTTCTACTGAAGTGATTTTAGATGGAGCAAATAGCGTAATAAAAAGAAATCTAGGAAGAAAAAATAAAAAGCTTTGGACTCAGCTGAAGGAAGGCGAAAAAATAAAGCTTCATAAAGCCTATGATGAAAAAGATGAAGCTAATTTTATAGCTAGAGAAATTAAAAAAAGACAAGAGGAAGAAGATAGAAATCTAAGAGATTTTGCTCTTTTATATAGAACCAATGCTCAGTCAAGAGCGCTTGAAGAGGCTCTTATTAAGCAGTCAATTTCATACAAGATATTTGGCTCTCTGAAGTTCTACGATAGAAAAGAAATAAAAGACATAATGGCATATCTTAGATTGGTTCAAAACCCTCTCGATGATTTGGCCTTAAAAAGAATAATCAACGTGCCAAAACGAGGGATAGGTGCTAAAACTTTAGAAAAACTAGAAGAAAGAGCATTAGTCACTGGGGAGAGCTTGTTTGGATTACTTCATGATTTGTCTGGCTTTGATTTATCCACTAAGGTAAAAACTACCTTAAATAAGTTTGTAATGATGATTAATTCATTTATGGATATGAAAGAGATTTTGCCGCTTACTGAGTTTGTTCAAAAAGTCATAGACAACACAAAATATGTGGATGAGCTAAAGGCAGAAGAGACAGATGAAGCAAATGGAAGGATTGAAAATATAGAAGAATTCAAGTCTGTTGTAATGGAGTTCATGCAAAATTCAGAGGAGAAAACTTTGGAGGAATTTTTATCTTCAGTATCTTTAGTGTCTGATTTAGACAGTATAGATGAAGAGGATGATTTTGTAACCTTGATGACCCTTCACAGTGCAAAAGGCTTGGAATTTCCTGTAGTATTTTTAGCTGGCGTAGAGGAAGGAATTTTCCCTATATCTAGAGCTATGCTAGATGAAAATCAATTGGAAGAAGAGAGAAGACTTTGCTATGTAGGTATGACTAGGGCGAAACAAATTTTATATATTACCTATGCAAATGAGAGAACTCTATATGGAAGACGAAATCATGCTATTGCCTCTAGATTCATATCTGAAATCGATGAAAGTCTTTTTGAAGAGAATGCTAAAATAGAAAAGACGAAACCTCAGAGTTTATATGACAGGTATAAGGATAAATATAAGATAGGACAAGATGATAAACCTAAATTTGATGGACAGGATGATATTACTGTAGGTTCAAAAATTAAGCATCCTAAATTTGGCATAGGGATGGTAGTTGCAAAAACAGGTACTGTCTATACCATAGCATTTGAAGGACAGGGCATAAAGCAAATTGACACTACGTTTATCAGTCTAAGCAAGCTATAAAATTTAGTAAATGCAAAAGGGGAGAACTATTATGGAAAAAAAAGCAGTAGCACTCGATATGATGAAATTTTTGGATGCATCAAAAACGCCTTATCATGCCGTTAAAATATCTGTAGAAAAATTAAAGGAAGCAGGCTTTAAAAGATTAAACCTAAACAAAAAATTCGAAGTCAAAGAAGGCAAAGGCTACTATATAGAGTATGGAACTGCACTAATTGCTTTTAGAGTTCATACAAAAACTGATGGCTATCAGATAATAGGAAGCCACACTGACTCGCCAGCTATGATGATTAAGCCAAAAGCAGTAATCAAGGACAACGGTTATGTAAAGCTAAACACTGAGATTTACGGTGGACCTATTTTAAATACATGGATGGATAGACCTCTATCTTTAGGAGGAAGAGTGCTTCTTCGCTCTGGAAAATCTATGGAGCCTACAGAGGTACTTATAGATTTTGAAAAGCCTGTGGCAATTATCCCAAATCTAGCTATCCACTTAAATAGAGATGTGAATAAAGGAATTGAGCTTAATAAACAAAAAGATATGCTTCCTCTAGTTTCTCTTAGTGGAGACTTTATAGGTGAGGATCATTTGATTCATAAAATCGCTGAGTACTTGTCTATTGAAAAGCAAGGAATCCTTGATTATGAGCTATATGTTTATGACCCTCAGCCAAGCTCTTTTGTTGGATTTAATGATGAATTCATATCAGCCCCTAGAATAGATAACCTTTCTATGCTTCACGCTTCATTAAAAGCTCTAATAGAAGCTGAAAAAGGAACAGGAATTAAGATGGTAGTGAGCTTTGATAATGAAGAAGTAGGAAGTATGAGCAGATTAGGAGCAGATTCGACTATACTTGCTGATGCTTTAGAGAGAATTGATTTAGCTCTTGGACTAAATAAGGAAGAGCATATGATAAACATAGATAAATCATTTATGATATCAGCAGATATGGCTCATGCGGTTCACCCGAATTCTCCAGAAAAGCACGATCCTACCAATAGACCAAAGCTTAATGCTGGACCAGTTATAAAGCTCAGTGCAAACAAAAGATATACAACAGATGGTTATTCTTCTGCTGTATTTAAAAATCTTTGTGAGGAAGCATCAGCGCCATACCAGACCTTTGTAAATCCGTCTGACCAAGTAGGAGGCTCAACTATAGGACCTATATCTTCTTCACATCTTTCAATTAAATCTATAGATATAGGAAACCCAATGCTTTCTATGCACTCTATAAGAGAATTGTGCGGTTCAGATGATCAATATTACCTAACAAAGATATTCTATAAGTTCTTTACGGTGTAGACATGAATTATGAACATATATGGGATGTGATATATAGACTTTCTGGCAGAGTAAGAGTTTCTAAATCACTAATCAATAGAAATGAAGAAATATTGCTTCATATATCAGATACACCATATAGCATATTTTCAGCTCTAGATAGTTTGATTATGACATTAAAACCTGAGTATATAGTGCATACAGGAGATTTAGTGGACAATATAAAACTAGAGCTTTATCCTAAATCTTTACCTAGATATAAATTATATCTAAAGAACCTAATGAAAATAATGCAAAAACCATTTGTCAAGGGAATATATATTTCCCTTGGCAATCATGATGATATAGAGGCTATTTCTGAGTATAAGAAAATTGATAATAGAATAACTTTAGGAATAGAGCCTAATAGCATTAAATTAGGCGGTAAAACAATTCAATATGCTCATTACCTTGAAGCTCTGAAAGACACGCCAAATTCATATGGACTTTATGGGCATGACCTCTCAGTAAAAGATGAAATTTCTGAAAATTCTATTTATTTAAACGGTATAAAAACTATTAATATAATCATGCTAAAGTCAGGAACTATATATAAACTCCAGTATCCTATAGGCACTGATGATGCAAGACTAAAAAAAGGTAGAATTGGATTTTAGGGTTATATTTAAAGGACAAGGGAGGCATAGTCTATGTTTTCTTTTTTTAGAAATGGAGTAAATTTTATAGTTTGGGCTTCAGATGACATCTCTATGTTAAGAGATAATATACTTGAAATTAGCAAAGGGCAAGAGCTTTCTCTCGAAGAGGCTTTTGATTCATCAGGTGAAGATGACACAATAGTAATTTTAACTAAAGAAATGGCTGATAAAGTAAGTAGTGAAAATCTTGAAAAGGTTATAATTGCTAATATCAGCAGCGAAGATTTACTATCTAGATTTATATCTCAGGAAAATCCTCCCCAAAATACAAAGGTAAGAAGTGCTCCTTCAATTATTGTTATGAGATATTTTGGTGATGTGGAAAAGATTATAAGTGAGATTGAGCACGATTATGATTGTAGAGAAGGCACTTTTGTAGATCTTTTAGAGCAAGGAAATGATAAGGGTGTAATATTAAGTTTTACTGATAGAAGTTTAAAATCAGATGTATTTATTAGAAGCCTTTATAAAAAAGCTTTGTATATTAAGCTTCCCTATGAAACCTTTATGGCGGATATGAGAATGCATGCGCTTAGATATAT
This is a stretch of genomic DNA from Acetoanaerobium sticklandii. It encodes these proteins:
- a CDS encoding ROK family protein, giving the protein MSRFYIGVDIGGTEVKTALVDENDKAVFAQNIPTESEKGYVHTINMIANQIKGLLDENNVSISMVNSIGIGIPGLTDGKSKIYKAPNISWVDIDISTEMDRHFPNTKVFIANDASVAALAEHHFGAIKGAKNAVMITLGTGVGGGVIINDKLYSGTNGIASEIGHLIVGENFYNCNCGNNGCLETYCSATAIIKYAQRLFVDSPCSKIIEMTDSKPENITAKLIFDAYKEKDLMAKIIVKRFVTYLSIGIINLMNVYDPEVFVIGGGVSKAYDLFIDELEKEVDERLTFKNAPRGKIVKAKLGNDAGAIGAAMLGLYI
- a CDS encoding DUF3786 domain-containing protein — protein: MVLSLTDDRQGRVPFEYIREKFSKANPEIMAINTFSKLIDSTIHMDFMGRPYAVEHPSGKIFDENNKEVEFYTVRTLFLRFLVNGQGIKPTGKDVTYKDIPGGLVYYPNFSKRTIERLAKSYGSDLEKFESDMQSIGAVKVLQGDKAYKFPFMNETYMTFIIWEKDEEFPPAANILFDQNIQFYFDAEDLAVVPDVAIDIIKNKGIMPDWIGLYKKKSI
- a CDS encoding calcium/sodium antiporter, giving the protein MTNLSYLLLVIGFIILIKGADFFVDGASSIAKIAKMPTLLIGLTIVAFGTSAPEAAVSINAALKGSNDIAIGNVIGSNIFNLLVAVGISAMIRPIKVQKTTIIKEYPLSMYSVALLIILSLDNLFAGNDANLLTRGDGLILLLGFGVFMFYLIEMAVLSKEADDEVEEIVKLPLSKSIIFSLLGLIGIVFGGDIVVKSATNIALQLGMSQTLVGLTIVAVGTSLPELVTSVTAARKGESDIAIGNIIGSGLFNIFFVLGISATIHPIAVSSKLIFDFIILAIVTVISHVFAYSKKEVDKKEGFALTAMYIAYMVYIIIRN
- a CDS encoding CCA tRNA nucleotidyltransferase — translated: MIDNELIKEALEIINIIEESGYEAYIVGGSLRDSLLGMQPKDIDIASSASPTEIKRIFNSYKTIDTGIDFGTVTLIYNDKPVEITTFRSESVYLDSRRPDSVSFEKNVDEDLKRRDFTINAMAYNQSKKLVDLFSGEEDLNNKLIRCVGSPDERFSEDALRMLRAVRFACVLNFDIEKKTFEAIKHNASRIEYISKERIQAELNKILMSSKPSRGIRLLLDSKLLDYILPEISRLSGFNQHNPFHHLELLEHTLCVMDKVEPRLQLRLAALFHDAGKVDTITLDENGIGHFYGHDSVSEEIAKSVLKRLRYSNEIIELTSQLVRYHMIQANVIGKKGIQKLLRIFGENNIFELADLHFADSSCTIIEVNEDAFRLKIRQVLDENIPFSVKDLDIDGYDLMKIGAKGKQIGDILNELLELVSEDASKNNKNQLMLYAKEIYSNFE
- a CDS encoding patatin-like phospholipase family protein, whose amino-acid sequence is MKDIGLVLEGGGMRGIYTAGVLDFFMDKNFYLPYVIGVSAGACQGVSYVSRQRGRGKNAILNHIENPRYISKRNLVFKRSIMDMDFLFDEIPNKYELFDYDTFFENEQKCILVGTSCKTGEALYFDAKKDKSKQFVLDTCRASSSLPFVTPIVDVRGEPVLDGGIADSIPIKKAIADGNKKNIIVLTRGREYRKKPSNTAFISKKVYKNYPKLQETISSRYRVYNETLDYIESLEEQGEVFVIRPRRKVEIDRMERNKSKLADFYKTGYEDAHDIWTDLSDWMNKIK
- a CDS encoding nitroreductase family protein, whose amino-acid sequence is MNYSNIMEEIKSTRDYKETVVKSELLKEIISAGDTALENHGLDIVLFEDGEQTKQKLEGKAGYFGKFIGAPHYIAVLSDDGRKSKEDAAYIMEMMRFKAHKEGLGSCWITIPNTDEIKADLGIDIARSLCGFLAIGYRYAGIFKKDIQEKAFRQGAIEITYMDEWGNTPAWEDLEARGLDQVFYLTRFAPSWGNKQPWKFLILKNHVVLAVEKDSSTDTDLDTGIIKFYFEKACIDKGLSLQTAEESGEFIIPENYEIRVVYNI
- the pcrA gene encoding DNA helicase PcrA codes for the protein MDLTGLNKDQLSAVTRVEGPLLILAGAGSGKTRVITYRIAHMIEDLKISPYSILAITFTNKAAKEMKERVSALIGDRAKDMWISTFHSLCVRILRRDIERIGYNRSFVIYDTQDQLSLIKECIKECGLREDSFKPSSVLSAISGAKDKLLNPKAFEARYFNDFRLSKISKVYDLYQRKLKSNNALDFDDLIFKTVELLKTDEFVRDFYQRKFQYVMVDEYQDTNHAQYVLINLLSEMHKNLCVVGDDDQSIYGWRGADIANILDFEKDYKDAFVVKLEQNYRSTEVILDGANSVIKRNLGRKNKKLWTQLKEGEKIKLHKAYDEKDEANFIAREIKKRQEEEDRNLRDFALLYRTNAQSRALEEALIKQSISYKIFGSLKFYDRKEIKDIMAYLRLVQNPLDDLALKRIINVPKRGIGAKTLEKLEERALVTGESLFGLLHDLSGFDLSTKVKTTLNKFVMMINSFMDMKEILPLTEFVQKVIDNTKYVDELKAEETDEANGRIENIEEFKSVVMEFMQNSEEKTLEEFLSSVSLVSDLDSIDEEDDFVTLMTLHSAKGLEFPVVFLAGVEEGIFPISRAMLDENQLEEERRLCYVGMTRAKQILYITYANERTLYGRRNHAIASRFISEIDESLFEENAKIEKTKPQSLYDRYKDKYKIGQDDKPKFDGQDDITVGSKIKHPKFGIGMVVAKTGTVYTIAFEGQGIKQIDTTFISLSKL
- a CDS encoding M18 family aminopeptidase, giving the protein MEKKAVALDMMKFLDASKTPYHAVKISVEKLKEAGFKRLNLNKKFEVKEGKGYYIEYGTALIAFRVHTKTDGYQIIGSHTDSPAMMIKPKAVIKDNGYVKLNTEIYGGPILNTWMDRPLSLGGRVLLRSGKSMEPTEVLIDFEKPVAIIPNLAIHLNRDVNKGIELNKQKDMLPLVSLSGDFIGEDHLIHKIAEYLSIEKQGILDYELYVYDPQPSSFVGFNDEFISAPRIDNLSMLHASLKALIEAEKGTGIKMVVSFDNEEVGSMSRLGADSTILADALERIDLALGLNKEEHMINIDKSFMISADMAHAVHPNSPEKHDPTNRPKLNAGPVIKLSANKRYTTDGYSSAVFKNLCEEASAPYQTFVNPSDQVGGSTIGPISSSHLSIKSIDIGNPMLSMHSIRELCGSDDQYYLTKIFYKFFTV
- a CDS encoding metallophosphoesterase, translated to MNYEHIWDVIYRLSGRVRVSKSLINRNEEILLHISDTPYSIFSALDSLIMTLKPEYIVHTGDLVDNIKLELYPKSLPRYKLYLKNLMKIMQKPFVKGIYISLGNHDDIEAISEYKKIDNRITLGIEPNSIKLGGKTIQYAHYLEALKDTPNSYGLYGHDLSVKDEISENSIYLNGIKTINIIMLKSGTIYKLQYPIGTDDARLKKGRIGF